One genomic window of Luteitalea pratensis includes the following:
- a CDS encoding methyltransferase, which yields MPLDLLAPPATSPLSLYRYRDGLYAADLLTTALVEFDLFTWLDAHPSTLAGVCARFGFHARPADVMLTLFVARGYVERDGEVFRVSAVGREHLTAGSPWYLAPYFGALKERPFVQDFARVLRTGQPANWGGARSGQDWHVAMQDETFARRFTAAMDCRGLYLGEALARAVDLSNHHHVLDIGGGSGIYACALAARHPHLRGTVLDQAPVAPIATTLIADRGLGDRIDVVAADFFSEALPAGHDVHLFSNVLHDWDTPEVGRLLSASFASLAPGGLLLIHDAFITADKTGPIAVAEYSVLLMHASQGRCYATSEYEEMLRATGFVDYRYQDTVADRGVMTARRP from the coding sequence ATGCCCCTTGACCTGCTCGCGCCGCCGGCGACATCACCCCTTTCGTTGTATCGCTATCGTGACGGCCTCTATGCCGCGGACCTGCTGACGACGGCGCTCGTCGAGTTCGATCTCTTCACATGGCTCGATGCGCATCCATCAACGCTGGCCGGCGTGTGCGCCAGGTTCGGCTTCCACGCGCGTCCGGCCGACGTGATGCTGACGCTGTTTGTGGCGCGTGGGTACGTCGAGCGTGACGGCGAGGTGTTTCGCGTCTCCGCGGTCGGACGCGAGCACCTCACGGCCGGATCACCCTGGTACCTCGCGCCCTACTTCGGCGCGCTGAAGGAACGGCCGTTCGTGCAGGACTTCGCGCGGGTGCTCCGCACCGGTCAGCCGGCGAACTGGGGCGGCGCCAGGAGTGGCCAGGACTGGCACGTCGCGATGCAGGACGAGACGTTCGCACGGCGCTTCACGGCCGCCATGGACTGCCGCGGCCTCTACCTCGGCGAAGCGCTGGCCCGCGCGGTCGACCTGTCGAACCATCACCATGTGCTGGACATCGGCGGTGGGTCGGGCATCTATGCCTGCGCGCTCGCCGCGCGCCATCCGCACCTGCGAGGCACGGTGCTCGATCAGGCGCCGGTTGCGCCGATTGCGACCACGCTCATCGCCGACCGCGGGCTTGGCGACCGGATCGACGTCGTCGCAGCCGACTTCTTCAGCGAGGCGTTACCGGCTGGCCACGACGTGCACCTGTTCTCGAATGTCCTGCACGACTGGGACACGCCAGAAGTCGGCCGGTTGCTGTCGGCCTCTTTTGCGAGCCTTGCACCGGGCGGGCTCCTCCTGATCCACGACGCCTTCATCACCGCGGACAAGACCGGGCCGATCGCCGTCGCCGAGTACTCGGTCCTGCTGATGCACGCCTCTCAGGGACGCTGCTACGCGACTTCGGAGTACGAGGAGATGCTGCGCGCGACGGGGTTCGTGGATTACCGGTACCAGGACACCGTTGCCGACCGCGGTGTCATGACGGCTCGGAGGCCATAG
- a CDS encoding mandelate racemase/muconate lactonizing enzyme family protein, giving the protein MRLTAIHSATVPIASPIRNAYIDFSKMNVSVVAVVTDVIRDGAPVVGYGFNSNGRYAQQGLITERFLPRLREADPASLLNDAGDNLDPHRIWATMFANEKPGGHGERSVAIGTVDMAVWDAVAKIEGKPLYRLLADRYNDGHVDERVFVYAAGGYYYPGKDLTALQDEMRKYLDLGYTVVKMKIGGAPLDEDRARVEAVLQVVGRGDRLAVDANGRFDLDTAIAYAKALEPYGLFWYEEAGDPLDYALQAELAQHYQLAMATGENLFSMQDARNLIRHGGLRSDRDWLQFDCALSYGLVEYLRTLRMLKEHGWSARRCIPHGGHQMSLNIAAGLGLGGNESYPDVFQPFGGFADLTPVVDGYVTLPDVPGIGIEAKPRLHAVMRGIHA; this is encoded by the coding sequence ATGCGTCTCACCGCCATCCATTCCGCGACCGTTCCCATCGCTTCACCAATCCGCAACGCGTACATCGACTTCTCGAAGATGAACGTCAGTGTCGTTGCCGTGGTCACCGACGTGATCCGCGACGGGGCGCCGGTCGTCGGCTACGGGTTCAACTCCAACGGCCGCTACGCGCAACAGGGGCTGATCACTGAACGGTTCCTGCCCCGCCTGCGCGAGGCCGATCCGGCGTCGCTGCTGAACGACGCCGGCGACAACCTCGACCCACACCGGATCTGGGCGACGATGTTCGCCAACGAGAAGCCAGGCGGGCACGGCGAGCGATCGGTGGCGATCGGCACCGTGGACATGGCCGTGTGGGATGCAGTGGCCAAGATCGAGGGCAAGCCGCTGTACCGCCTGCTCGCGGACCGCTACAACGACGGCCACGTCGACGAGAGGGTCTTCGTGTACGCGGCAGGCGGCTATTACTACCCTGGCAAGGACCTCACCGCCTTGCAGGACGAGATGCGGAAGTACCTGGACCTCGGGTACACGGTCGTGAAGATGAAGATCGGCGGGGCGCCGCTCGACGAGGATCGCGCGCGTGTCGAGGCCGTGCTGCAGGTGGTGGGCCGCGGAGATCGTCTCGCGGTGGACGCCAACGGCCGCTTCGATCTCGACACGGCAATCGCATACGCGAAGGCACTCGAGCCGTATGGTCTCTTCTGGTACGAGGAAGCCGGTGACCCACTCGACTACGCACTGCAGGCCGAGTTGGCGCAGCACTACCAGCTTGCGATGGCGACCGGTGAGAACCTGTTCTCGATGCAGGATGCGCGCAACCTGATCCGCCACGGCGGCCTGCGCAGCGATCGCGACTGGTTGCAGTTCGACTGCGCGCTCTCGTACGGCCTGGTCGAGTACCTGCGCACCCTGCGGATGCTGAAGGAGCATGGCTGGTCGGCGCGACGCTGCATCCCGCACGGCGGCCACCAGATGTCGCTGAACATCGCGGCCGGCCTCGGACTCGGGGGCAACGAGTCGTACCCCGACGTCTTCCAGCCGTTCGGCGGGTTTGCCGATCTCACGCCGGTCGTGGACGGGTACGTCACGCTGCCCGACGTGCCAGGCATCGGCATCGAGGCCAAGCCCCGGCTGCATGCGGTCATGCGCGGGATTCACGCGTGA
- a CDS encoding amidohydrolase family protein produces the protein MSATRLLLGAIGSVTIVAIGGCTTPPAPTYDLVIANGRVMDPESGLDAVRQVGLRDGQVAAVSETPIVGTRVIDATGLVVAPGFIDLHEHGQAEESYRMMVRDGVTSAFELEVGTADVAAWYAARERGQIVNHGVSIGHIPARMKVLGDPGTGLVPAGIGGSGTATEAQMVQMEALLRQGLKDGAVAVGFGSAYTPGAPMSEIERMFRVAAEGGASAHIHLRGGLPGLNETIAAANAAKVPLHVVHVNSVAGDAIDGFFAAITAARAAGQDVTTEAYPYAAGMTEITSALFDDWESWPDEKFGHHQLVSTGKRLTRVTFAQARKAGGTIIIHSRTEAQTRAAIVNPLAMIASDGFIEHGRGHPRTSGTYAKVLGRYVREEKALPLMDALRRMTLSPAKRLEPRVPAMKQKGRVHVGADADLTLFDPATVLDRATYEDASIPSAGIPFVIVNGQVVVDAGQVTSARPGRGVRAPH, from the coding sequence ATGAGCGCCACTCGCCTGCTTCTCGGCGCCATCGGCAGCGTCACCATCGTGGCCATCGGCGGATGCACCACGCCGCCGGCACCCACGTACGACCTCGTAATCGCCAACGGGCGGGTCATGGATCCGGAGTCGGGGCTCGACGCCGTGCGCCAAGTCGGGCTGCGCGACGGGCAGGTGGCGGCGGTGTCGGAGACACCGATTGTGGGCACGCGCGTCATCGATGCCACCGGGCTCGTCGTCGCACCTGGCTTCATCGACTTGCATGAGCACGGCCAGGCCGAGGAGTCGTACCGGATGATGGTGCGCGATGGCGTCACCTCCGCGTTCGAGCTCGAGGTCGGCACGGCCGACGTCGCGGCCTGGTATGCCGCGCGCGAGCGTGGGCAGATCGTCAACCACGGCGTGTCGATCGGTCACATCCCCGCGCGCATGAAGGTGCTCGGCGACCCGGGCACGGGCCTGGTTCCCGCAGGGATCGGCGGCAGTGGCACCGCGACGGAAGCGCAGATGGTGCAGATGGAAGCGCTGCTGCGCCAGGGCCTGAAGGACGGCGCCGTCGCCGTCGGGTTCGGCAGCGCGTACACGCCCGGTGCGCCGATGTCCGAGATCGAGCGCATGTTCCGCGTCGCCGCCGAGGGCGGCGCGTCAGCCCACATCCACTTGCGTGGCGGACTGCCCGGTCTCAACGAGACGATCGCCGCGGCGAACGCTGCGAAGGTGCCGCTGCACGTCGTGCACGTGAACTCGGTGGCAGGCGACGCCATCGACGGCTTCTTCGCGGCCATCACGGCGGCGCGTGCCGCCGGCCAGGACGTGACCACGGAAGCCTATCCGTATGCCGCCGGCATGACCGAGATCACGTCCGCGTTGTTCGACGACTGGGAGTCATGGCCGGACGAGAAGTTCGGGCATCACCAGCTCGTATCCACCGGCAAGCGGCTCACGCGTGTCACGTTCGCGCAGGCACGCAAGGCGGGCGGCACGATCATCATCCACAGCCGTACCGAAGCGCAGACCCGTGCCGCCATCGTCAACCCGTTGGCCATGATCGCGAGTGACGGCTTTATCGAGCACGGCCGCGGCCACCCGCGCACGTCCGGCACTTACGCGAAAGTGCTCGGCCGATACGTTCGCGAGGAGAAGGCCCTGCCCCTGATGGACGCCCTGCGTCGCATGACGCTTTCTCCCGCAAAGCGTCTCGAGCCGCGGGTCCCGGCGATGAAGCAGAAGGGCCGCGTGCACGTCGGCGCCGATGCCGACCTCACCCTCTTCGATCCGGCGACGGTCCTCGACCGTGCCACCTACGAGGACGCCAGCATTCCCTCGGCTGGCATTCCGTTCGTGATCGTCAACGGCCAGGTGGTGGTGGACGCCGGGCAGGTGACCAGCGCCAGGCCGGGTCGCGGCGTACGCGCGCCGCACTAG
- a CDS encoding M20/M25/M40 family metallo-hydrolase, with translation MTPRTGLLATALLALSLLALPRAAAQSTSPDWSRIEAETMEHFQAILRLDTSNPPGNEGLVVDYLEAVLKKNGIETKRFANDPARPNLVARLRGTGKKRPLLVMGHTDVVKVDPGKWTHPPFSATRDGGYVYGRGTVDDKDNAVAGLMVMLQLKRLNVPLDRDVILLAEAGEEASTQFGIKFMVENHWPEIDAEYCFAEGGGVTRTGGQIRFATVQSSEKIPYGVTLTARGPSGHGSTPLRTNAVAHLAKAVARIAEWQPPMRLNDTTRAYFERLAAISSPADAARYRAVLTPQSAEAQEHFAVNEPRTNSMLRTSVSPNILAGGYQVNIIPSEATATLDVRALPDENIEQFIEEIRKIVADPAVDVARNDRNTRPGAPPSRIDSEAFFAVEQAVKARYGANVATLPAMSPGATDMAYLRAKGMQCYGVGPLTDSEDGPKGFGAHSDQERILESSLHTFVKFNWDIVVKVAGAR, from the coding sequence GTGACACCACGAACCGGCCTTCTGGCGACGGCGCTGCTGGCCCTCAGCCTGCTTGCTTTGCCGCGTGCCGCCGCGCAATCGACGTCACCCGACTGGTCTCGCATCGAGGCGGAGACGATGGAGCACTTCCAGGCCATCCTGCGACTCGACACGAGCAACCCGCCGGGCAACGAGGGACTCGTCGTCGATTACCTCGAGGCGGTCCTGAAGAAGAACGGGATCGAGACGAAGCGGTTCGCCAACGATCCGGCGCGGCCCAATCTCGTCGCGCGGCTGCGAGGCACTGGCAAGAAGCGGCCGCTCCTCGTCATGGGCCACACCGACGTTGTCAAGGTCGACCCTGGCAAGTGGACGCATCCGCCGTTCTCGGCCACGCGCGACGGTGGCTACGTGTACGGCCGCGGCACCGTCGACGACAAGGACAATGCGGTTGCCGGGCTGATGGTCATGCTGCAGCTGAAGCGGCTGAACGTGCCGCTGGACCGCGACGTGATCTTGCTCGCCGAGGCCGGCGAGGAAGCGAGCACGCAGTTCGGCATCAAGTTCATGGTGGAGAACCACTGGCCGGAGATCGACGCCGAATACTGCTTCGCGGAGGGCGGCGGCGTCACCCGCACGGGCGGCCAGATCCGCTTCGCGACCGTGCAGTCGTCGGAGAAGATCCCGTATGGTGTGACACTCACGGCACGCGGGCCGTCCGGGCACGGGTCGACGCCCCTGCGCACCAACGCCGTCGCGCACCTCGCCAAGGCCGTCGCACGCATCGCCGAGTGGCAGCCGCCGATGCGCCTCAACGACACCACGCGCGCGTACTTCGAACGGCTCGCGGCGATCAGCAGCCCGGCCGACGCCGCGCGCTACAGGGCCGTGCTGACGCCACAGTCGGCAGAGGCCCAGGAACACTTCGCCGTCAACGAACCGCGCACCAATTCGATGCTGCGGACGTCGGTGTCACCCAACATCCTTGCGGGCGGCTACCAGGTCAACATCATCCCGTCGGAGGCCACCGCCACGCTCGACGTCCGGGCTCTGCCCGACGAGAACATCGAGCAGTTCATCGAGGAGATCCGCAAGATCGTCGCCGACCCCGCTGTCGACGTCGCCCGCAACGACAGGAACACCCGGCCCGGCGCGCCACCGTCGCGAATCGATTCCGAGGCGTTTTTTGCGGTGGAACAGGCCGTCAAGGCACGCTACGGCGCCAACGTCGCCACGCTGCCGGCCATGAGTCCAGGCGCCACCGACATGGCATACCTCCGCGCGAAGGGCATGCAGTGCTACGGCGTCGGTCCGCTCACCGACAGCGAGGACGGGCCGAAAGGCTTCGGGGCGCACAGTGACCAGGAGCGGATCCTTGAATCGTCGCTGCACACGTTCGTCAAGTTCAACTGGGACATCGTCGTCAAGGTTGCCGGCGCGCGCTGA
- a CDS encoding (Fe-S)-binding protein — translation MQHSIPLDPANPHRDAMARAVETCVHCGFCLPACPTYKVLGEEMDSPRGRIVLMKEVLEGTLTLADVKPHIDRCLGCLGCVTACPSGVKYQDLIVPFRSGRETGARGPIERLQRRLLLDTLESPSLFRASARLGRAAKRVERLLPARLRSMVGLLPGELPKAVAVPSHTEAQGVKRARVALLTGCVQQALAPEIALATLRVLSANGVEVVVPPGQGCCGALALHSGEADRAYERADALARAFPTDVDAIVTNAAGCGSAMKEYGHAFRGRAHATALGTFGGRVRDVSEFLEALGLIAPAPLASPLTVAYHDACHLAHAQGIRRAPRVLLARVPNLQVVEVPDGDTCCGSAGLYNVEHPDIAAALGASKAEAIRATGAQAVAAGNIGCLVQIATHLSRAGASLPTLHTIQVLDRAYAAGRPKR, via the coding sequence GTGCAGCATTCGATTCCACTAGATCCGGCCAATCCGCATCGCGACGCCATGGCGCGCGCGGTCGAGACCTGCGTGCACTGCGGCTTCTGCCTGCCGGCGTGCCCGACCTACAAGGTGCTGGGCGAGGAGATGGACTCGCCACGCGGCCGCATCGTGCTGATGAAGGAAGTGCTCGAGGGCACGCTCACGCTGGCCGACGTGAAGCCGCACATCGACCGCTGCCTCGGCTGTCTCGGCTGCGTGACGGCGTGCCCGTCTGGAGTGAAGTACCAGGACCTCATCGTCCCGTTCCGCTCCGGGCGCGAGACCGGCGCACGCGGTCCAATCGAACGCCTGCAGCGCCGGCTCCTGCTCGACACGCTCGAGTCGCCGTCGCTGTTCAGGGCGAGCGCACGCCTGGGCCGCGCGGCGAAGCGCGTCGAACGCCTGCTGCCTGCCCGCCTGCGATCGATGGTCGGACTGCTGCCCGGCGAGTTGCCGAAGGCGGTGGCGGTGCCTTCGCACACGGAGGCGCAAGGCGTGAAGCGCGCACGGGTGGCGCTGCTGACCGGATGCGTGCAGCAGGCATTGGCACCGGAGATCGCCCTGGCGACTCTGCGTGTCCTTTCGGCCAACGGCGTCGAGGTCGTGGTCCCGCCGGGCCAGGGCTGTTGCGGCGCACTCGCGCTGCACAGCGGCGAGGCAGATCGCGCCTACGAGCGGGCAGACGCGCTGGCCCGCGCGTTCCCGACCGATGTCGACGCGATCGTGACCAATGCGGCCGGGTGCGGATCGGCGATGAAGGAATACGGCCACGCGTTTCGCGGCCGTGCACACGCAACCGCGCTCGGCACGTTTGGCGGACGGGTGCGCGACGTCTCCGAGTTCCTCGAGGCGCTCGGACTGATCGCCCCGGCCCCGTTGGCAAGCCCATTGACGGTCGCGTACCACGACGCCTGCCATCTGGCGCATGCGCAGGGCATCCGGCGGGCGCCGCGCGTGCTGCTCGCCCGCGTGCCGAACCTGCAGGTGGTGGAAGTGCCCGACGGCGACACGTGCTGCGGATCCGCCGGACTCTACAACGTGGAGCATCCCGACATCGCCGCGGCGCTGGGCGCGAGCAAGGCCGAGGCCATCCGGGCGACGGGCGCGCAGGCAGTCGCCGCCGGCAACATCGGGTGCCTGGTCCAGATCGCCACCCACCTGTCACGTGCGGGTGCGTCACTGCCGACGCTGCACACAATCCAGGTCCTCGACCGCGCCTATGCGGCAGGACGCCCGAAGCGGTAG
- a CDS encoding FAD-binding oxidoreductase codes for MTIVHPTSIAELAASIPQRPSWSVRGGGTKPGLARTGDDCAVLDLSRLAGIVEYTAEECTFTALAGTRIDDIERALAPYGQYLPFDPPLATSGATIGGTVAAGVNGSCRYRFGGIRDFLIGVRLVDGEGRIVHSGGKVVKNAAGFLLHQAMVGSCGRLGVVAELTFKVFPAPAAHATVRTDARDLASSLSLMAAVQRERFDLEAIDLTPPGVLTLRIGGAPEALDARATALKDAVGHHARVLTGEDDAAVWHEARELSWVPAGAGLVRVPLSLPQVQALDVALAGGNAARRYAVAGNLAWIAWPGSIDVLGAILREQGLVGQVLAGAPGSPFIGATAPNPFEQRLRSVMDPCGRLADA; via the coding sequence ATGACGATCGTGCACCCCACTTCGATCGCCGAACTCGCGGCTTCGATTCCGCAACGTCCGTCCTGGTCGGTCCGGGGCGGCGGCACCAAGCCTGGCCTCGCACGGACGGGCGACGACTGCGCCGTGCTCGACCTGTCGAGACTGGCCGGCATCGTCGAATACACCGCCGAGGAATGCACGTTCACAGCGCTGGCGGGCACGCGCATCGACGACATCGAGCGCGCGCTCGCCCCGTACGGGCAGTACCTGCCGTTCGACCCGCCCCTCGCGACGTCGGGCGCGACGATCGGCGGTACCGTGGCCGCGGGCGTGAACGGCTCCTGCCGCTATCGCTTCGGCGGCATTCGCGACTTCCTGATCGGCGTGCGCCTGGTCGACGGTGAAGGACGCATCGTGCACAGCGGCGGCAAGGTGGTGAAGAACGCCGCCGGCTTCCTGCTGCACCAGGCGATGGTCGGCAGTTGCGGTCGCCTCGGCGTCGTCGCGGAATTGACGTTCAAGGTGTTCCCTGCGCCGGCAGCGCACGCGACCGTCCGCACCGATGCGCGCGACCTCGCGTCATCGCTGTCGCTGATGGCAGCGGTACAGCGCGAACGCTTCGATCTCGAGGCCATCGACCTGACGCCGCCTGGTGTACTTACGCTTCGCATCGGTGGCGCGCCCGAGGCACTCGACGCGCGAGCCACGGCCCTGAAGGACGCCGTCGGTCACCACGCACGTGTCCTCACCGGCGAAGACGATGCGGCCGTGTGGCACGAAGCGCGCGAGTTGTCGTGGGTTCCGGCCGGTGCGGGGCTGGTGCGCGTGCCGCTGTCGTTGCCGCAGGTACAGGCGCTGGATGTCGCGCTCGCTGGCGGCAACGCCGCCAGGCGCTACGCGGTGGCCGGCAACCTCGCCTGGATCGCCTGGCCGGGTTCGATCGACGTGCTCGGCGCAATCCTGCGCGAGCAGGGCCTCGTCGGGCAGGTGCTGGCCGGGGCTCCCGGCTCACCGTTCATCGGCGCCACCGCGCCCAATCCTTTCGAGCAGCGCCTGCGATCGGTCATGGATCCGTGCGGGCGCCTGGCGGATGCCTGA
- a CDS encoding FAD-binding oxidoreductase, producing the protein MHREDLLPALGRLIPSDRLLTRPGALAPYESDGLTSYRARPRAVVLAESADEVIETVRLCHEARVPFMARGSGTSLSGGAVPVEDGIVIALNRMNRVLRFDPVARVAVVEPGVVNLAVTAMAAPHGLYYAPDPSSQSVCTIGGNVAFNSGGAHCFRHGMTANHVLGLRVVLGDGTVVRLGGDSLEQAGPDLTGLFVGSEGLFGVALEITLRLVARPAVYRTVLAAYDNLQAAGDAVSRVIEAGLLPGAMEIMDRLAMDAAEAAVHAGYPPRAAAVLIVECEGEDAQVAAEFHALMQIIAASGAAHMHVAADDEERARIWKGRKCAFSAVGRLSPDFIVQDGVVPRARLGEALAAIEAMSRAHGIRVANVFHAGDGNLHPLILYDGREAGAHDRAEVLAAEILRLCIRLGGSITGEHGVGLEKRAFLSEMYDAGDIDCMRRLRDAMDPHRVANPGKKLEPSAEMPASHGMHPLERAGVISRA; encoded by the coding sequence ATGCACCGCGAGGACCTGCTGCCGGCGCTCGGCCGCCTGATCCCGTCGGACCGGCTGCTGACGCGTCCGGGCGCGCTCGCCCCGTACGAGAGCGACGGGCTCACTTCCTACCGCGCGCGGCCCCGCGCCGTGGTGCTGGCCGAATCGGCCGACGAAGTCATCGAGACCGTCCGGCTCTGCCACGAGGCGCGCGTGCCCTTCATGGCCCGCGGCAGCGGCACCAGCCTGTCTGGCGGCGCCGTCCCTGTCGAGGACGGCATCGTCATCGCCCTCAACCGCATGAACCGCGTGCTGCGGTTCGACCCCGTCGCGCGCGTCGCGGTGGTGGAGCCCGGGGTCGTCAACCTCGCCGTCACCGCGATGGCCGCACCACACGGCCTGTACTACGCGCCCGATCCCTCGAGCCAGTCGGTGTGCACGATTGGCGGCAACGTCGCGTTCAACTCGGGCGGCGCGCACTGCTTCCGGCACGGGATGACGGCCAATCACGTGCTCGGCTTGCGCGTCGTGCTCGGCGACGGCACCGTGGTGCGCCTCGGTGGCGACAGCCTCGAGCAGGCAGGACCGGATCTCACCGGTCTGTTCGTTGGCTCGGAAGGGCTGTTTGGGGTGGCGCTCGAGATCACGCTGCGGCTCGTGGCGCGACCGGCCGTGTATCGCACCGTGCTGGCCGCTTACGACAACCTGCAAGCCGCCGGCGACGCCGTGTCGCGCGTCATCGAGGCCGGGCTCCTGCCAGGGGCGATGGAAATCATGGATCGCCTCGCGATGGACGCCGCCGAAGCTGCCGTGCACGCTGGCTACCCACCCAGGGCCGCGGCCGTACTCATCGTCGAATGCGAGGGCGAGGACGCGCAGGTCGCCGCCGAGTTCCACGCGTTGATGCAGATCATCGCGGCCTCCGGGGCCGCGCACATGCACGTGGCGGCTGACGACGAGGAACGGGCGCGGATCTGGAAGGGCCGCAAGTGCGCATTCTCGGCGGTGGGCCGGCTCAGCCCGGACTTCATCGTCCAGGACGGCGTCGTACCGCGTGCGCGCCTCGGGGAGGCGCTCGCGGCGATCGAAGCGATGTCGCGCGCGCACGGCATCCGTGTCGCCAACGTGTTCCATGCCGGCGATGGCAACCTGCACCCCCTGATCCTCTACGATGGCCGCGAGGCAGGGGCACACGATCGTGCCGAAGTCCTGGCCGCCGAGATCCTCCGCCTCTGCATCCGCCTGGGCGGCTCGATCACCGGCGAGCACGGCGTCGGCCTCGAGAAGCGCGCCTTTCTCAGTGAGATGTACGACGCCGGGGATATCGACTGCATGCGCCGTCTGCGTGACGCCATGGATCCGCACAGGGTCGCGAACCCGGGCAAGAAGCTGGAGCCTTCGGCGGAAATGCCGGCCTCACACGGCATGCATCCGCTCGAACGGGCCGGCGTGATCTCGCGCGCATGA
- a CDS encoding L-lactate permease: MWSQTYDPLGQPWLSTLCAALPVVALLGSLAFLKLHAHLAALVGLGTSLAVAILLFGMPAPMALASAGYGAAYGLLPIGWIVLNVIFLYQLTEQRGLFATLRQSITHVTTDARLQLLLVAFAFGAFFEGAAGFGTPVAVTGALLIGLGFAPLAASGLSLIANTAPVAFGALGTPIIALSAVSGLDLLALSGMVGRQLPLFSVLVPFWLIAAFAGWRGMLGIWPAILAAGLPFAVLQALVSNFHGPWLVDVVAAIASMGSLVLFLRIWQPSDGWQPGDRLGVGHDDGTPMPSRGEVVRAWVPWAILSVVVFTWGLPPVKTALDAWTTVRIPVPGLHNLIERVPPVVATAAKEPALFAVSWMSATGTGILIAAILAGLVMGCSAAELAGTYLRTLRLVRTSLVTIAVMMAIGFTTRYSGLDATLGLAFAGTGVLYPFFGTMLGWLGVALTGSDTSSNVLFGSLQRITAEQLGLSPVLMAASNSSGGVMGKMIDAQSIVVASTATRWYGHEGEILRYVFWHSLVLAAMVGGLVMLQAYVWPFTWLVW; the protein is encoded by the coding sequence GTGTGGAGCCAGACGTATGACCCCCTCGGGCAGCCGTGGCTGTCCACGTTGTGCGCGGCGTTGCCCGTCGTCGCCCTGCTCGGTTCGCTTGCGTTCCTCAAGCTGCACGCGCACCTCGCCGCGCTCGTGGGCCTGGGCACGTCGCTCGCGGTGGCGATCCTGCTGTTCGGCATGCCCGCGCCGATGGCGCTCGCGAGTGCCGGCTATGGCGCGGCCTACGGACTCCTGCCGATAGGCTGGATCGTCCTCAACGTCATTTTCCTGTACCAGCTCACGGAGCAGCGCGGGTTGTTCGCGACGCTGCGCCAGAGCATCACGCACGTCACGACCGACGCCCGCCTGCAGTTGCTGCTCGTCGCGTTTGCCTTCGGGGCGTTCTTCGAGGGGGCGGCCGGCTTCGGGACGCCGGTGGCGGTCACCGGGGCGCTGCTCATTGGTCTCGGCTTCGCACCGCTGGCGGCGTCTGGCCTGTCTCTCATCGCCAATACCGCGCCTGTCGCCTTCGGCGCACTCGGCACGCCGATCATCGCGCTCAGCGCGGTGAGTGGGCTCGACCTGCTGGCGCTCAGCGGGATGGTGGGCCGGCAATTGCCGCTGTTCTCGGTGCTCGTGCCGTTCTGGTTGATCGCCGCGTTCGCGGGGTGGCGCGGCATGCTCGGCATCTGGCCCGCCATCCTTGCGGCGGGCCTGCCGTTCGCGGTGCTGCAGGCGCTGGTCTCCAATTTTCACGGGCCATGGCTGGTCGACGTGGTCGCGGCCATCGCGTCTATGGGATCGCTGGTCCTGTTCCTCCGGATCTGGCAACCGAGCGACGGATGGCAGCCAGGTGATCGCCTCGGCGTGGGGCACGACGACGGCACGCCGATGCCGTCGCGCGGGGAAGTGGTCCGCGCGTGGGTGCCGTGGGCCATCCTCAGCGTCGTCGTCTTCACCTGGGGACTGCCGCCGGTGAAGACGGCGCTCGATGCATGGACGACGGTGCGCATTCCGGTGCCGGGCCTCCACAACCTCATCGAGCGGGTGCCACCGGTGGTGGCGACAGCCGCGAAGGAACCGGCGCTCTTTGCCGTCTCCTGGATGTCAGCCACCGGCACCGGGATCCTGATTGCCGCAATCCTCGCCGGACTGGTGATGGGCTGCTCGGCGGCGGAACTGGCGGGGACGTACCTGCGCACGCTCCGGCTCGTGCGCACGTCGCTCGTCACGATTGCCGTGATGATGGCAATCGGCTTCACCACGCGCTACTCGGGCCTGGATGCCACGCTCGGCCTCGCCTTTGCCGGGACAGGCGTGCTCTATCCGTTCTTCGGCACGATGCTCGGCTGGCTCGGCGTCGCGCTGACCGGATCGGACACGTCGTCCAACGTCCTGTTCGGGAGCCTGCAGCGGATCACTGCCGAGCAACTGGGCCTCAGCCCGGTGCTGATGGCGGCATCCAACAGCTCCGGCGGGGTCATGGGCAAGATGATCGACGCCCAGAGCATCGTCGTCGCGAGCACGGCGACGCGGTGGTACGGCCACGAGGGCGAGATCCTGCGTTACGTCTTCTGGCACAGCCTCGTTCTGGCCGCGATGGTGGGCGGGCTCGTGATGTTGCAGGCCTATGTCTGGCCATTCACGTGGCTGGTCTGGTGA